The window TAAGTGGTGACACCAGAGGCACTCGatcatgtgtgtgcatgttggaTGATGGACTTGCGGTAATACGGGGAAGAATTGTGAAGCCTGGGGAGATGTCAGTGTTTCCCActaagacgagacagaggtggCGTGGGGGCACATGAGCTGTTCATGAGCACATGTGGACTGCTGCCCTGAACTTTTCTACACATTACCAGGCGGAGGCAAATGTGAGAACCCAATTGTTCAGTGCGATTGGATGTAAGACGTCTGTAGCCTGCCAGCTCCCTGATACAGAGTCGGTGTGCTTTCTGATTGCGCCCATGTGATAGTTCCACAGCTTATTGTCCCATTGATTCATAGTGACCACGTGGGCTTGCGCTGCTACCTTGCTCACATCAGATGAATCTTTTCCAGTAAGAGCATGTCTAAAGTGGACTGTTGCCCGTTGATAGGTACGTGTCATGATGGACCGCTTGAGACAACGGCAGACATAATCttattgtcattttttatgAAAAGATGGTGTTTGAAAACATTATCTAGAGTTCCCCTGTTGGAAAGTGACTCTATGGTTTTAAAAAGCATGTTAGGATATAAACATCTGTCTCCTTTAAcagtattttttcattttaatcttCTCCGCAGTGGACTCCTTCCTCATTTGTTTGCTTCCCTACCtgcacgcacagacagacagtctGACTGACTTTGTTTATATAGTGGCAAATGCATATTTAGGACTCTCTACTTGTTATCTAGCAAGGTGTTACCTGTGCCAGGGTGGCAACCCTTAATAGTCCTACATCCTGAATGTACTCTGACATAAGCTGCAGGGGACAGTCCCTGATATAGACAGGATTTCAGAAACCACTTGGCGCTCTGTGTTGGCTGgtgtttccttccttttctGTTTGCTCTAACTGGTTCTCTGACACGTCAGCGCTCATTAACCCTCCACGTTCTgtactgtatattttggatCAAGTTCCCTGCTCAAAAGTTGCCAGGTAGGCTATTGTAGAACAGATTGTACACTAccacaagcttttttttttttttttttttttggtggaaGTATGTTAATTTTTGATGCAGCCTTCTTTTGGCCCCAAGCAGAGATGGAAGACTAGGGAGCAAAGGTGAGAGAGTCACTTGGGGGATGGGAGAAATAAATCAATGACTTCGCTATAGTCACTGCTCCACTGCAACACCAGAGTGTCTGTCAGTGTGTTGGCTTTAGACAAAATGAATTACACAAACCGTATGTGATGTTTTAAAAGAAAGTTGCATTTGGAATTGTGGACGAGAAAGCATTACAGACACAACAGTTTCCAATTCACGAGTCCCTGTGTGTCATAAGAGGCATGAGGAGCAGAACCAAActacatttcttttatttcaggAGCGTGAGCAGAAGCAGAAGCTGCTGGACCCAAACCCAGTTCGCGTTTCCCAGCGGTTCTCTCAAAATCCCATAAAACATGAGGAGAGGGTGAGTGTTTGTCTCTGCTATGCTTTTTAGGTAGCGTTACACACCTAACAATGTCAGAATAAGCTGTGCCGATTTATTTAGCAATACAACGGGCATGTCATCCACTCATCTGGTTTTTAGTGCAAGACATTCCAGTACAGTACATGTTTGTACACGTACTGTGTACATTTATTCTCTCTGCTGTATATGTTGGTTTAGAGCCTGATTGTTTCTGCCTTTTATGTACAGAAACGTGTAGTTTTCTATACATCTAGCTTTCCTGGTGTGAGAGAAGAGTAGACTAATAGACTTTGTGGGTGTGTGCATCCAGGACAATCTCAAGGCCggaatggaggaggaggaggaggagaagaaaaaagatgaagagCTGGACAGGCAGGTCCTGCTGGCTGAGCAGAGACGAGAAGAGGAAAGGCTTCTGCAGGAAGAACGGCAGAGAGAGAAGCTAGAGAAGATCAAAGCTGTGGAGGGTAAGATGGTTACTGAAATAGATGGAATACAAATAGCACACTGCCAAgatgttgtttgtgtttaaaagATTTTTGAAAAATCTATCTTTTTAAGAATTTTAGTATGTGCAGAAAGTTGTAAGATATTAAGAAGCAGCAGTAATTTCACATTCTCTCATCAGTCATGTATCAGCAGCAGGTAGGAGGCTCTGTCAAGGGCAGAATGTATCATGAAGGGCACTCCCCACACAGGCTTTCACATCTTCTTTGCCGTGCTTTGGCTCTCACCAGCTGAAAAATCTGCAGTAGCATAGCAGCATTTGAAGCCTTGAGATTTATGTATAGTACACAGACACTGTGAAAGGGAATGCTCAGGGCCTTTAATCACAGGATcactcctcttcttctctgatGTCATCTGTCAAGGGTTAATGAACTGCTGATTGTGCTTCAGTAGAGGAGCCTCATTATTGTATTATAGATGAACAGCAGGACCTGGCCTACACTCTGTGTATTGCATATGTGGAATCCTCCTTCAAACATCTTTAATCCAAACGGCAGGGGGGCTGCCAGGCCTCTGTGCCTTTCATGTCGAAAGATAAAGCGGTTATGCATATGCACTCTCTGTGCTCTGTTCTGCTCTTTTGATCAACTTGGCCTAAGAAAAGATGGCCGATGAATCGTTCTCCTTCCACTtatctgagctgctgctgctgcgtgtGACATCTGAGGCCTGGTTTTCATCAATGCTCCCGAGAGTCTCAATAGACAGCAATTTATACTGTAACTGTAGGGTCTGAATAAGCAATCAAGCATTGTTTACCTGCACTCTGAGACTGGCGTTTTTCATTATTTGTGATTTTAATTGCCCCCTGTGTTCACGATTTTCTGTTAGAGCGTGCAAAAAGGCGGAAGATGCGAGAAGAAAAGGCCTGGCTGCTGTCTCAAGGAAAAGATCTACCACCTGAGCTCCTGAATCTGGAGCCATCCTCTCCCGTCCAGAGAACACGCAAGAATAAAGAATTGTAGGAAGTTGTTCACATTTAGTTTCAGATTCACTATCTGCTTTAGCGACTCATGATTGCTATTATTTTAGCCCGTCTAACATGCCGTATGTTCAACATTTCAGCTATGAAATTGATGACGACTACACTGCTCTTTATAAAGGTATGCCTGCAGAATTAATACCTGTTGCTATGTTTACATGCATGTACCTGTAACATGCATGTCACATGACAATTCACGTCATCTGGGCAGATGTGTGGTAGTGTAAACGGGAAGCAGAAGTTGGCTGCTTATAGAAAGTAtgtaaaaagaagaacagcTATTGCAGAAAGTAAGACCAGCGGTTTCTTTTCCTTAGTTGACAATGAAGTGGAACTGTTACTCAAAGCAACACACAAGTAACAGCTGGTCTTTGTGTTAAGAGAATGGCTCTGACCCATCAGGGCAAAGACGCAAAATCTCTTTGGTGGTGTCTGACACTGGAGCTTTATCAGTGGATTTGAGGTGATGCCTGCAGGGATTAAGCTGTGCTCCTTAACTGTACCTGAGCAGTTTTAGTCTTTGTAGGAATACCAGGACCTTAGATTTACCAGCAGCATATCctcaacagaaaaacaacactgCTACACAATAATTAATGTTATCCACTTCAAATGCTGGCAGTTTTAAGGTATTAATTGTGGTATGGCGTACATGTTTCATGCTTTTTACTCCTCGTCATAACACACCATTGTAATGGCAAACGTGCATCCAAACACGCAGGAATAAACCACAAACTGTATACGAGTTTAGCGATACCGTTGgttgatatttatttttgtacgtTTTTAGAACCAATGTTGGGGTCTGTGACATTATTTCCAAAAATCTTACATCTTCCCTTTCCATACTAAATCCAGTTGCTGGGTTTAAAACATGTCGATGTAAATTTACAATCACTCGGATTAATGTCTGTTCTACTCTGTTCTTCAGTGCTTGAAGCCCTGAAAGCCCATAAAGATTCTTGGCCTTTCTTGGAGCCCGTTGATGACTCCTATGCTCCCAATTATCATGAGATCATCCAGGTACAgaatactgttgttgtttttacaaaTGTGTGACATTGGCTTCATGTTCGTTTCTGTCTGGTTTGTGCATTAATGCATATATAAAGTTTATTGATTCATAATTTtaattgctttatttttattgtcgTTCTAATCATTTCAGACTCCTATGGACCTATCCACAATTGAGAAAAAGCTCAATAACGGGGAGTATGTCGCTAAGGAGGAGTTTGTTTCTGACGTGAAGCTGATGTTTGAAAACTGTGTCGAGTACAATGGAGAAGACAGCGGTAAATTAAGCGTTCtaaaccattttttaaataactttgtTAAAGGCATCAAAATCCATTGCATTATGGATGTATTTTGAAAAAAGAATTTCATATGTACATTGAGACGCAGGGGGTGAGAGTGGGAGAGATCGCagaagaaagggggggggggcggtCTTAGTACTGTGTTGGGGCCGGGGCCAGGGCAGCCTTGACAGTGATTAATGAGGAGTGATTGAGTTGTGCTCGAGTGCTCTGGGGGATTCAAGTCCTGCAGTGCCAGAGAAACATTCCAGCCCCTAAGCCCCCTGTCTGGAGCCATCCATCCAACTGAATACTCTCCTCAGGGAATAGGGGGAGGTGAGTGGTGAGGAGGCCCAGGGTGGGGCAAGAGTAGAGGGAAGGGGTTGAAGGAGCAAGGGTCAAACTTACGCCCTCTGACTTGGTCAGCTGGTTAGCACTGGGCCAGGACAAGACAGGATTTTTGTGCTCTGTTGGTATGTGTCTCACCTAATGGTCACTTCATGAGTGGCTGTTTGTGGGAGTGACTGTGCATGTACATGAAACGTTATTCTTTGAGTATATGAGTAGATGCTATAAACATGTGATGTATGTTTGCTACTTTGCTGAAGATGTGcgttttatgtaaaaaaaaaaaaaaaaaaaaaggttctcgGGGGTTTTATCGCAAAAGAATCGCTGATGTTGGTGTCTTTCTGTCCTCAGAATACACTATCATGGCCGAGTCTTTGGAGCGTTGTTTTAGCCGAGccttattaaaacattttccatCTGAGGATGGCGACACGGACGAAGAGTTCCACATCAGTCGAGAAGACAAGGAGCGCAAGGAAAGAAAACGCAACCGTAACAGCAAAGCTTTCGGGCCTGAAAGTTTGATCAGGGCTACTGAGCAAGTACAACGTAAGCGAAGCTCACAAAAGGGCAAAAGTAGCGCAACTTCAGAGGAGGATGCCAGGCTGGCACGGCTGCATCCTCCTCATTGGGCTAACGGCCCCCCTCACCCGCACAGCTTGCCTCCAAGCCAGCAGCATATCCGGGAAGGAGATATCAGGGGGTTATACCACCCAGGGCAACAGGTATCCACAGACAAGACTTTaatcctttttttaatatatttatttattgggaGTCCTAATTCCTGTTTGAAATGCAAGAGgggaaaaatataataaattctttattttaacaGCTCCGTCAGCCTGGTCCCCCTGGGCCTCATGGTCCACACATGTATGCCCAAAGAATGGCCATGGATCCCCGCTTTGCCTACCAGGTTCATTTTTCCAGACAAGGAGACCCCAACTTAAACCAGTTGCCTCACAACTTTAACATTCAGGTATGCTTGACCTATTACACACAACCAACCACCTAATTGTGTGTATGATGCATCTTGATGCTGTTATAACAGACAAAGCcagatatttcatattttattttccttttttcctccaaGCAACGCATGATTGAGCCACACCACATGGGTCCTAGGTATCCAGTGGGTCCAGATCCAAACCAGCAGCAGCACTCGTACATGGGTCCGACTCATGGCCCATGCTTAGGACCACGTCCTATGACCCTACAGCCTGGAGCTCCTCCTGAAGCCAGCATCTACCCATCCCACCACCGTCCAGAGGGCCACACTGTGCATCCTATGGGGAACAGGTTCTCAGGCCCGGAAGGATCACCTCAGCACAACTACCCAGGCTTGAGACCTGCTGGCATGCCACTACCTACTATGTGGAGCGGTATGAATCAACAGGGGCAGGAGAGGCCCAGCGGCATATCTATTCAAGACCCAAACATGGTGAACCAGCGCAACTTTAGTTATGGTGGAATCCCCCCACCTGTGGGTCATAAACCGTGGCCAGAAGCTGCCGGATATCCCAACCATCCTTCCAATGCCCAGTTTCAAATGACTGCAGCAGCCAGCTCCCCTGGGCTCATGTCTGCACGTCCCACTGTGCCCCACTCAGACTCCTCCGGCAGGACACGCTTGGCTTCCATGCTGGAAAGCCCAGAGATGCTGGCCCTGCAGCAGCTGTCAGCCTCTTCTGGACCCCCTGCTGGTGCCCCTCATCAGCACACAGGCAACTTTCAGCAGCCTGGGCCCCCATCAAGAATTGGCAGCATCCCAGCTCACCCCTCTCAACAGCTTCCCCCTGCCCCTGAGGTTCAGCTGCTGCATCCTGCTAGAGACAAAGGCCCAGATAGACAGCCTCCCCAGCAGACAAACTTGCACCCCAAAGGTAGACCTGACCTTCTCTTGCTGTATTTCACCAGTCTGCGTGATAGAGCACTAGACTCAAGTGTCTCATTTGTTAATCAGCACAGCCCCCATCTTCTGTCAAGTACTTCTTACAATTTGACTTTAATTATTTCTCACAGTAAGCGGCAAATTGAATATTCATCAATTTGGTTACATTTTTGCtgatatttttgaaaatataaaagAGATTACATGTCGTCATTTCAGCCTCATGGGGACGCCTTTAAATGTTTCTATAACCTAATTGTAAAGAAATggaacagaacatttttttaaaatttgatttgTATTGTGATTCTTTTGGATAAGTGGCATAAAACGGGGACAACGTGTGCATTGTACTTCTAGTCATACTAAAACAGTCTAACCTGCAACATTGTTTTCTCCTGTACGTTAACAGGCACAACGTCAGAGAACAAGATGGCTGCGAGCAGCATTTCTGAAGATGCTCCATCACACAAAAACATGGTTCCAGTTAACCAAGGGAGCCCATCCAACCCTAGCCCCACAAGGCAATACTGTGGGCTTGCGGATAAAATGCAGAGCCCCCCAGCCCCAACCTTGGCCAGATCAGAAGAGAATCCTTCTGGATCAGCGGCCGCACAGAGTTCAGCTGAAAGCCAGTTAGATAGTCAGGGACACTCTGCCAGTGAAAGTAATGGTACCATTCCTGTTTCATCCCATCCCAACTCAAGTAACACTGATCCTGCTCTACCCAATCCCCCACAGCATAAACCAAACAGTCCACAGCCAAATGCTCCAAGCCTTGCACTTCTTCCTCAGAACTTCCCACCACTGGATGTTTCAGCAGCTCAGAATTCCACTCAGCAAATGCCAGACAACTTAAAACTCGCAGAAAGTGTAAATCAGGAAGGCAAACCCCAGCAAGCCATTCAAAAACATGAGCAACCTGAGGTGGGCAGCACCTCTCCTAAAAGCCACCCTCAGAGCTCTCCTCAGCCACTGAAccagaacacacagcaacacaATTCTCTGCTAACCTCTCATCATGTCCCCCAAAGCATCTCACCACACTGCACTACACAAAGCAGTCCCATGCATGGGATGCCACACGGTGCTACTCAAGGAGCCCAGCCTGGACCCCCACACCCAGCCCCTCTGACCTCTTTGCCACCCAGCCATCCTGCCCCTCTATTACCCTCTCAGCCCAGTCCAGCTGATCTCGGAGATCAAAGACCTAGCGAGCCTACGAGGCTGGACACGAGAAGCACTGCCATGTCTCCACAGCACACCAGGATGACATCAAGTGTTTATAAACACCCGGTTTTTAGTCCAAATCGCCATCAAACTCAGTTGGTGGGTAGTAATGTGGGAATACAGGCTCCAAGTGGGCCATTAGATGGGCACAATCCAGCCGTACCTCCTCACTCGCAAGGCCCAGAAAATTCAACTATGAGTACTTATGGCATGGGGAACCCTCCACTTCCACACTACAACCGGGCAAATATGAATAGGCCCATACCTCCGTCTGCTCACCACCCATATCATAACCAGTCCATTAATGCTCTCCACAATCTTGCTCCCAACACCAGctaccagcagcagcagggagggtCAACCTACCCCTACCACGTGCCAGGTCAACAGCACCCTCATGGTCATGGCAATGTGTACCCACCTCATCAGTATCAGCAGCAGCGCTACTATGCCCAACCCCATCCCCAAACTCAGGCCCATAACCAAGCCACGGGCAGAGGGGGTTACCCTCCAGAGGAGTGGAATCGGCCTCATTATCAGTCTCACCAGGCAATGTCACACAATGCCTACTTACCTGTAGCCAGTGCCAGAGCTAATGGTCAGCTAAAGGAGAGCAGTGTCTCACCGCTGGGGTCTGAAGGCTCCAGCGGTACAAGTTTGGTTTCCCCAGGCCCAATGCCAGAAACAGGGACTCATCCTGGAGGCACAGAGGAAGGGAAGTGTGAAAACCAGCAAGCTGGTGGAGGCAGCAGCATTAATGACAGTCCAGCAAAGCGTCCCCACAATGAGGGCTCAGAGCAACCTGAAAGCCCAAAAGAAATCCTGGACCTTGACAGCCATAATGCTGCTGCTCAACGCCGTAGCATGCAGCATCCACATGCGTCTGTGGCGCACATGACGTCCGGTTTTGTGTACGACCCTCGAGCCTTACATCCAGGAATGCAGCAAGGTGTCGTCCATCATATGATGTCCCAGGCCCGTGGAGCTGGAAATGGATCCCCTTACCAACCATACCCTGATCCACGACACTATGCTGCTCAGAGACCCCACTCACACCTGATGGAAGCTCTGCAACGGCCCCAGCAGCTTCCCTATTCCCCTGGCCAAACACGCATGGCCATGTACAGACACCCCCGACCCGGGGGGCACTTTCAGGGCATGATGATTCAGCAGCGAGGTGTGGGACCAGAACGCTTCATACATCCAGGGTAAATTCTTACATAGTTTATATTGTCAGTGGGTATTTGACTGTTGTTAATTGTGATGACTTACCTGATATATTTATgtcaaaacaaaatgtgaaaatgtccCCTTGAATCTCAGAAACTCTGGTGGGCATTCCTTATCACTACTTTAATTTAGTTTGCTTGTTTTAAAGGTTAAAActataataagaaaataaaatgaccaCATCAGTCTCACAGTCTTAACCAAGCAGCATAATGTTGCAGAGTCTTATTGTCCTACCAATGGCACTCGGACTGCAAGAGCTAACAAGTCGATTTATTTACAGACAACAGATGATGGCTGCTCCAAGCGGCCTTGGCAGTAAACAGGGATTGTGATTAAAGTGAGTATAAAGACATTTCATAAATTGTTaaaacttgtgttttattctattgtttttttaGGTTTCCAGTCGAAACAGCAAGATGAATACTGCCAGAGAGGCATTTCTAACTGAttgttgttgttctcctttCAGAGATG is drawn from Pelmatolapia mariae isolate MD_Pm_ZW linkage group LG7, Pm_UMD_F_2, whole genome shotgun sequence and contains these coding sequences:
- the LOC134631624 gene encoding chromatin remodeling regulator CECR2 translates to MSQGCTVSVEEIQSWWEVPAIAHFCSLFRTAFNLPDFEIEELEKALSEQDLDFLGDLVACLLQGCYQRTDITPQAFSSYLDDIISYRWELEEGKPNPLREGPFESLPPRTQVELLHRLCDYRLDAADVFDLLKGLDADSLRVEPLGQDGNGALYWYFYGTRMYKEEPVKKKVGKHSDETTELTLPEKKKRGRPPKKRKLEDSPSEVESDVPEVKTEHELEDLPPTTGLKRGAWSLVCDTEEQWLSLAESIKDKTSPQDHHLYRVISQNFLPEISNMIEHKEREQKQKLLDPNPVRVSQRFSQNPIKHEERDNLKAGMEEEEEEKKKDEELDRQVLLAEQRREEERLLQEERQREKLEKIKAVEERAKRRKMREEKAWLLSQGKDLPPELLNLEPSSPVQRTRKNKEFYEIDDDYTALYKVLEALKAHKDSWPFLEPVDDSYAPNYHEIIQTPMDLSTIEKKLNNGEYVAKEEFVSDVKLMFENCVEYNGEDSEYTIMAESLERCFSRALLKHFPSEDGDTDEEFHISREDKERKERKRNRNSKAFGPESLIRATEQVQRKRSSQKGKSSATSEEDARLARLHPPHWANGPPHPHSLPPSQQHIREGDIRGLYHPGQQLRQPGPPGPHGPHMYAQRMAMDPRFAYQVHFSRQGDPNLNQLPHNFNIQQRMIEPHHMGPRYPVGPDPNQQQHSYMGPTHGPCLGPRPMTLQPGAPPEASIYPSHHRPEGHTVHPMGNRFSGPEGSPQHNYPGLRPAGMPLPTMWSGMNQQGQERPSGISIQDPNMVNQRNFSYGGIPPPVGHKPWPEAAGYPNHPSNAQFQMTAAASSPGLMSARPTVPHSDSSGRTRLASMLESPEMLALQQLSASSGPPAGAPHQHTGNFQQPGPPSRIGSIPAHPSQQLPPAPEVQLLHPARDKGPDRQPPQQTNLHPKGTTSENKMAASSISEDAPSHKNMVPVNQGSPSNPSPTRQYCGLADKMQSPPAPTLARSEENPSGSAAAQSSAESQLDSQGHSASESNGTIPVSSHPNSSNTDPALPNPPQHKPNSPQPNAPSLALLPQNFPPLDVSAAQNSTQQMPDNLKLAESVNQEGKPQQAIQKHEQPEVGSTSPKSHPQSSPQPLNQNTQQHNSLLTSHHVPQSISPHCTTQSSPMHGMPHGATQGAQPGPPHPAPLTSLPPSHPAPLLPSQPSPADLGDQRPSEPTRLDTRSTAMSPQHTRMTSSVYKHPVFSPNRHQTQLVGSNVGIQAPSGPLDGHNPAVPPHSQGPENSTMSTYGMGNPPLPHYNRANMNRPIPPSAHHPYHNQSINALHNLAPNTSYQQQQGGSTYPYHVPGQQHPHGHGNVYPPHQYQQQRYYAQPHPQTQAHNQATGRGGYPPEEWNRPHYQSHQAMSHNAYLPVASARANGQLKESSVSPLGSEGSSGTSLVSPGPMPETGTHPGGTEEGKCENQQAGGGSSINDSPAKRPHNEGSEQPESPKEILDLDSHNAAAQRRSMQHPHASVAHMTSGFVYDPRALHPGMQQGVVHHMMSQARGAGNGSPYQPYPDPRHYAAQRPHSHLMEALQRPQQLPYSPGQTRMAMYRHPRPGGHFQGMMIQQRGVGPERFIHPGQQMMAAPSGLGSKQGL